One region of Polynucleobacter paneuropaeus genomic DNA includes:
- the fliM gene encoding flagellar motor switch protein FliM translates to MADENLTAGELDELLKDVELTEEQKNAQMQEQNLQGAQAKTFNLGTQERLVRGRMPTIETVHERFIRLLRITASNLFGQLIEVKTSATTTCKYGELLAKHSQPSNINLIKLKPLRGTGLLIMDPNLVLYTVDNLFGGGARFPVSIEGREFTATEMRIVGTLLQTFFGSYKEAWAPAYPIECEHVSSEMNLSFVNIAMASELMSTTTFTLVIGEANYEIELCVPYMMLEPIMDILTSQTQGMVSEHDHIWELSLLEQVQAVEVEVVANLGNKTMLMEEIIALKNGDVIPLSYLAEIPVTVDNVPVLSCRYGIYNNQYSLRVEKLLKPDASEYIKGANDGK, encoded by the coding sequence ATGGCAGATGAAAACCTCACCGCAGGTGAACTTGACGAGCTGTTAAAAGACGTTGAGTTAACTGAAGAACAAAAAAATGCCCAAATGCAGGAGCAAAACCTGCAGGGCGCACAAGCTAAGACATTTAATTTAGGCACCCAAGAGCGCCTGGTTCGTGGCCGTATGCCCACGATCGAAACAGTACATGAGCGTTTTATTCGTTTGTTACGAATTACGGCCTCCAATTTATTTGGCCAGCTTATTGAGGTAAAAACATCAGCAACTACAACCTGTAAGTATGGTGAGTTGCTCGCCAAGCATAGTCAACCTAGTAACATTAATTTGATCAAACTGAAACCACTGCGCGGTACAGGTTTGTTGATTATGGATCCCAATTTGGTGTTGTACACCGTTGATAATCTCTTTGGTGGTGGTGCCCGTTTTCCAGTCTCTATCGAAGGTCGTGAATTTACGGCTACTGAGATGCGGATTGTAGGTACGCTATTACAAACCTTCTTTGGTTCCTATAAAGAAGCATGGGCCCCAGCGTACCCTATAGAATGCGAACACGTTAGCTCAGAAATGAATTTGTCATTCGTCAACATTGCGATGGCTAGCGAGTTAATGTCAACCACCACTTTCACACTCGTCATTGGCGAAGCGAATTACGAGATTGAGCTGTGTGTCCCTTACATGATGCTCGAACCCATCATGGATATTCTGACATCTCAGACTCAGGGCATGGTGTCTGAGCATGATCATATCTGGGAACTGAGTTTGCTAGAGCAGGTACAAGCAGTTGAAGTAGAGGTAGTTGCTAATTTGGGCAATAAAACCATGTTGATGGAAGAAATCATTGCCTTAAAGAATGGCGACGTTATCCCCCTATCTTATTTAGCAGAAATTCCTGTGACAGTAGATAACGTACCTGTATTGTCCTGTCGCTATGGGATATACAACAACCAATACTCTTTGCGAGTTGAAAAACTCTTAAAACCCGACGCATCTGAATATATTAAAGGAGCCAATGATGGCAAATGA
- the fliO gene encoding flagellar biosynthetic protein FliO, with translation MTILKTRNWAILSSLFFAEVAMAQVTRVPESDGGPFRVILGLLLVLGLIAGLAWAMKKLNHAKIGNQSVAKIVGGVSVGPRERVVVVEIGGNWVVVGVASGQVNSLANFKVADLDFSDGYEETPFYEDEPAPSTSQNARAQRQAEPRFQFRSEFDEEQSTSSSQLQEEPRNMQSSFKPQTNAAKFHKENVKRFLRKILKVGDGNE, from the coding sequence ATGACCATCCTGAAAACACGTAACTGGGCAATTCTCTCAAGCCTCTTCTTCGCTGAAGTAGCAATGGCTCAGGTCACCCGCGTTCCAGAGTCGGATGGTGGTCCCTTTAGAGTAATCCTGGGTTTGCTATTGGTACTAGGCTTGATTGCGGGTTTGGCTTGGGCAATGAAAAAACTCAATCATGCCAAAATTGGTAATCAATCCGTTGCCAAAATTGTTGGCGGCGTGAGTGTGGGACCGCGTGAGCGAGTGGTAGTCGTTGAAATTGGTGGCAATTGGGTGGTTGTCGGTGTGGCCTCAGGCCAAGTTAATAGCTTGGCTAATTTCAAAGTAGCAGATCTGGATTTTAGTGATGGCTATGAAGAGACGCCATTTTATGAAGATGAGCCCGCACCAAGTACATCACAAAATGCTCGCGCACAACGCCAGGCAGAACCCCGTTTTCAATTCCGATCTGAGTTTGATGAGGAGCAGTCAACATCTTCGTCTCAATTACAAGAAGAGCCGCGCAATATGCAAAGCAGCTTTAAACCACAAACCAATGCTGCCAAATTTCATAAAGAAAATGTGAAACGGTTTTTACGAAAAATCTTAAAAGTGGGTGATGGCAATGAATGA
- a CDS encoding helix-turn-helix domain-containing protein — translation MTKVENSSGNVYADLGDSQVEEMLVKARLAYKIGEIIKQRRLTQVEAAELLGLTQPKLSGLLRGQFRGISETKMLECLNRLGRDVQIVIRRGSRSQVDGHTSVVFA, via the coding sequence ATGACCAAAGTTGAAAACAGCAGCGGCAATGTCTATGCTGACCTGGGTGATAGCCAGGTAGAAGAAATGTTGGTTAAAGCTCGCCTAGCTTATAAGATTGGGGAAATTATCAAGCAGCGCCGTCTGACTCAAGTTGAGGCTGCTGAGCTTTTGGGGCTGACCCAACCGAAACTCTCCGGCTTACTTCGCGGTCAATTTAGAGGTATTAGCGAAACCAAAATGCTCGAATGTCTTAATCGTTTAGGTAGAGATGTGCAAATTGTGATTCGCAGAGGATCACGTTCGCAAGTTGATGGCCACACTAGCGTGGTATTTGCCTGA
- a CDS encoding nucleotidyl transferase AbiEii/AbiGii toxin family protein, translated as MIERDYVLAWFLTGLANHPLGKVLIFKGGTALRRCWIDHYRFSEDLDFTLTKPIEFSEILVGLNEIFHNVYRECGLKIEFDREDRASHQNSYTFYLKYQGPLPASNDVKVDITINEVFCFTTESKPIFQTYDAFEDLPRGSMLNVYAIEEIVIEKVAALSDRARNEPRDLYDLWHLFGEYSIVLQELRPELERKLAHRNRFVNGLEQAIAVKSERLKRNWTGRLAHQMSALPEFDGVFRDVMKEIRAADLPE; from the coding sequence GTGATTGAGCGTGACTATGTATTGGCTTGGTTTTTGACTGGACTTGCCAATCACCCTTTGGGTAAGGTATTGATCTTTAAGGGTGGAACAGCGCTTCGACGTTGCTGGATTGACCACTATCGCTTTTCAGAAGACCTGGATTTCACTTTAACGAAACCTATTGAGTTTTCAGAAATATTAGTTGGCTTAAATGAGATATTTCATAACGTATATAGAGAGTGTGGATTAAAGATAGAGTTCGATAGAGAAGATCGGGCAAGCCACCAAAATAGCTATACTTTTTACCTCAAATATCAAGGGCCGTTGCCAGCATCAAATGATGTCAAGGTAGACATCACGATTAATGAGGTATTTTGTTTCACCACAGAAAGTAAGCCTATTTTCCAAACCTATGATGCATTCGAAGATCTACCACGAGGATCAATGCTAAATGTATATGCCATTGAAGAAATTGTGATTGAAAAGGTCGCGGCTCTAAGTGATCGGGCTAGAAATGAACCTAGAGATCTTTATGACCTTTGGCATTTATTTGGAGAGTATTCAATTGTGCTTCAAGAGTTGCGCCCCGAACTAGAGCGCAAGTTGGCGCATCGTAATAGATTTGTAAATGGCCTTGAGCAAGCAATTGCTGTTAAAAGCGAGCGACTAAAGCGTAACTGGACAGGTCGCCTAGCGCATCAGATGAGTGCTCTTCCAGAATTTGATGGTGTTTTCAGGGACGTTATGAAGGAAATTAGAGCGGCTGATTTACCGGAATGA
- the fliR gene encoding flagellar biosynthetic protein FliR, whose protein sequence is MLTLNSELIQAWVVTILIPLTRILGFVAVAPFFGNQAISLQIKVAMGILLAMVIAPAAPAMPNIDLLSLSGALIVAEQLIVGLAIGFMAQLIFSAIEFAGQVSGMTMGFGFATNYDPQSGGTTVVISQLMGILALLVFLSMNGHLIMISALLQSFYDIPVTAQAHMIDGMMIATWGAKLFSIALQLSLPIVATLLITNLALGILTRSSPQLNIFGIGFPLTLLVGFLVIMLMLPTLAAPYQIVIEQGIEASKNMLKLR, encoded by the coding sequence ATGCTGACGCTCAATAGCGAACTCATTCAAGCTTGGGTTGTCACCATCTTAATACCGCTTACGCGTATTTTAGGTTTTGTAGCCGTCGCCCCCTTTTTTGGTAATCAAGCGATCTCACTGCAGATTAAAGTAGCGATGGGTATTTTGCTTGCGATGGTGATTGCACCAGCAGCACCAGCAATGCCGAATATTGATTTACTCTCCTTGAGCGGTGCGTTGATTGTTGCCGAGCAATTGATTGTGGGTCTGGCAATTGGTTTTATGGCGCAGCTTATCTTTAGTGCGATTGAGTTTGCGGGTCAGGTGAGTGGTATGACCATGGGCTTTGGATTTGCTACCAATTACGACCCTCAGTCAGGCGGTACAACGGTAGTGATCAGCCAACTGATGGGTATCTTGGCGCTCTTAGTATTCCTAAGTATGAATGGTCACTTGATCATGATTTCTGCATTACTACAGAGTTTCTATGACATTCCCGTCACAGCGCAAGCCCATATGATCGATGGCATGATGATTGCCACTTGGGGTGCGAAGCTTTTTAGTATTGCCTTACAGCTCTCATTACCCATTGTGGCCACTTTGCTGATTACGAATTTAGCTCTCGGTATTTTGACTAGATCCTCACCCCAGCTTAATATTTTTGGTATTGGCTTTCCGCTCACTCTGCTAGTAGGATTTTTGGTGATTATGTTGATGCTGCCTACCTTAGCCGCTCCTTATCAAATCGTGATTGAGCAGGGGATTGAGGCTAGTAAAAATATGTTGAAGTTGAGGTAA
- the fliP gene encoding flagellar type III secretion system pore protein FliP (The bacterial flagellar biogenesis protein FliP forms a type III secretion system (T3SS)-type pore required for flagellar assembly.), which translates to MAMNDLTEFKPISLNAKTIFWALCLGFALACIFYTIPSYAANNSSLNVLSSSAGPGGSQNYSLSLQTLILLTSLSFLPTVLLMMTSFTRIIIVLSLLRQAIGAQATPPNQILLGLALFLTFFVMGPVFDRVYNEAYQPLNDNKITIQQALEKGSVPIREFMLKQTRENDLALFLNMSGKKVASPDDIPMSVLVPSFMTSELKTGFQIGFSIFIPFLIIDMVVASVLMAMGMMMVSPAIISLPFKLMLFVLVDGWQLLLGSLAASFAQ; encoded by the coding sequence ATGGCAATGAATGATTTAACAGAATTCAAACCCATTTCTCTTAACGCAAAGACAATTTTTTGGGCGCTATGCCTAGGTTTTGCCTTGGCTTGTATTTTTTACACCATTCCAAGTTATGCGGCGAATAATTCATCTCTAAATGTTTTATCTAGCTCCGCTGGGCCTGGCGGCAGCCAAAACTATAGCTTGAGTCTGCAGACTCTGATTCTGCTCACTTCTTTATCTTTTTTACCAACCGTTTTATTAATGATGACCAGTTTTACACGCATCATTATTGTGCTCTCTCTTTTGCGTCAGGCGATTGGTGCACAGGCAACCCCACCTAACCAAATCTTGTTGGGCTTAGCTTTATTTTTAACCTTTTTTGTGATGGGGCCAGTATTTGATCGAGTCTATAACGAGGCATATCAACCGCTCAATGACAACAAGATCACCATTCAGCAGGCTCTAGAAAAAGGTTCCGTACCGATTCGAGAGTTCATGCTTAAGCAAACCCGTGAAAATGATCTGGCTTTGTTCTTAAATATGTCAGGCAAGAAAGTTGCTTCACCGGATGACATTCCGATGAGTGTTTTGGTGCCTAGCTTTATGACTAGCGAACTGAAAACCGGCTTTCAGATTGGCTTTAGTATTTTTATTCCTTTTTTGATCATTGATATGGTGGTCGCTAGTGTGCTGATGGCCATGGGCATGATGATGGTCTCACCAGCGATTATTTCATTACCGTTCAAGCTGATGTTGTTTGTATTGGTAGATGGATGGCAGCTCTTGCTAGGCTCCTTAGCAGCCAGTTTTGCGCAGTAA
- a CDS encoding tetratricopeptide repeat protein, giving the protein MNTSFQQAFTLHQQGDVEQAKLLYEDILQNDPNHFDALHMLGVAVTDEDPSRAVQLLSKALEINSTMPECFNNAAHALMKLGQYGLALECCRHSIALEGGNWTTYANAAEALRNLQRQEDALASINAAISIAPTMAKLYSNRGNLFKELGQHEQALLEFQTAIELDPEDATFYVNRGLTYQALNLIYPAIESQEKAIALDPQLGAAHDTLAKLYLLNGHFQSGWGMYHWRWEGRGLKTQALKTSNPKWQKDSPAKRVLVWAEQGASEHILFGGLLLEMQRLAPNLLVQVDERLIPLFERSMPEITFYAATETVDESLYDAHLALGDLPGLFRNDLDDFLNVKLQYLKPKFEQRAAIREALARSDELLIGIAWRDEDNPHDKSKNIELNRLASALNMPGIKFVHLQQGIIDRELADLQSKLMVQIYGYKQVNESVEFDDLASLVSACDLVISTDNIVADLAGSINVPCWVLLPKAPQWRWLSGVTLSPWYPSLRLYRQEQQGVWNAPLDKIRHDLVPLLKQSTQYN; this is encoded by the coding sequence ATGAATACATCCTTCCAACAAGCCTTCACACTTCATCAGCAAGGCGATGTAGAGCAAGCAAAATTGCTTTATGAAGATATTCTCCAAAATGATCCCAATCATTTTGACGCTCTACATATGCTCGGAGTGGCAGTTACCGATGAAGATCCTTCAAGAGCAGTGCAATTACTCTCCAAAGCGCTTGAAATTAATTCAACCATGCCAGAGTGTTTTAATAATGCAGCCCATGCGCTGATGAAGCTGGGGCAGTATGGCTTAGCGTTAGAGTGTTGCCGTCATTCCATCGCACTTGAAGGGGGTAATTGGACAACCTATGCTAACGCGGCTGAGGCATTGCGTAATTTGCAGCGCCAAGAGGATGCTCTGGCGTCGATTAATGCAGCCATCAGTATTGCGCCAACCATGGCCAAACTCTATTCAAACCGCGGTAATCTATTTAAAGAGTTAGGGCAGCACGAACAGGCTTTACTAGAGTTTCAGACAGCCATTGAGCTTGACCCAGAGGACGCTACCTTTTATGTCAATCGAGGTCTAACTTATCAAGCTTTGAACCTGATTTACCCAGCCATTGAGAGTCAAGAAAAGGCGATTGCTCTAGACCCTCAGTTAGGAGCGGCACACGATACCCTGGCAAAGCTGTATTTGCTCAATGGTCATTTTCAATCTGGATGGGGTATGTATCACTGGCGTTGGGAGGGTCGTGGTCTCAAGACCCAAGCGCTTAAAACTAGCAATCCAAAATGGCAAAAGGATAGCCCAGCTAAAAGAGTATTGGTATGGGCAGAGCAGGGCGCTAGCGAGCACATTCTCTTTGGCGGCTTGCTATTAGAGATGCAAAGATTAGCGCCTAATTTACTGGTGCAAGTTGATGAACGCCTCATTCCGTTATTTGAGCGCTCCATGCCAGAAATCACCTTCTATGCTGCAACAGAAACAGTAGATGAATCACTCTACGATGCCCATCTGGCATTAGGAGATCTACCCGGCCTATTCAGAAATGATTTAGATGACTTTCTGAATGTCAAACTTCAGTACCTCAAGCCAAAATTTGAGCAAAGAGCTGCTATTAGAGAGGCGCTAGCGAGGTCAGATGAGTTACTCATCGGTATTGCTTGGAGGGATGAAGATAATCCGCACGACAAATCAAAAAATATTGAACTGAACCGGTTGGCATCAGCCTTAAATATGCCGGGAATCAAATTTGTTCACTTGCAACAGGGCATTATTGATCGAGAGCTTGCGGATCTTCAGTCCAAGTTGATGGTTCAGATCTATGGATATAAGCAGGTTAACGAATCAGTGGAGTTTGATGACTTAGCATCGCTAGTCAGTGCATGTGATTTAGTGATTTCTACTGACAACATCGTTGCGGACTTAGCGGGCTCTATTAATGTTCCCTGCTGGGTCTTATTACCTAAAGCGCCACAATGGCGCTGGTTATCTGGGGTGACTTTAAGCCCATGGTATCCCAGCTTAAGGCTTTACCGACAAGAGCAGCAGGGCGTTTGGAATGCGCCACTAGATAAAATCCGCCATGATCTGGTACCGCTATTAAAGCAGTCTACTCAATACAACTGA
- a CDS encoding type IV toxin-antitoxin system AbiEi family antitoxin domain-containing protein, whose amino-acid sequence MNINYNKSSKTLGSRMAGLITHLYEKGLMTFRVADAVKYTGLSPVAVSNLLHKAQQRGLVTRLKPGLFNLVPFELGDVSEHIDSPYIIAREIVGMAPYFLSYGTAFELHRMVTQPIFTTYVSSTKRLRPQTVGGYDFKFVNIRDEQVFGIEKYWVDKERFVFISDLERTLIDGLKHPEYVGGITEVARGLWMQKEAINVRTLIAYAKELGVGAVIRRLGYLLEGYGLADENMLQELQKYLSATYQLLDPQLPPEGPFLSRWKLQLNVSQEELETVRFG is encoded by the coding sequence ATGAACATAAATTATAATAAATCATCTAAAACCCTAGGTTCTCGTATGGCAGGATTAATTACGCACCTATATGAAAAAGGACTCATGACGTTTAGGGTAGCTGACGCCGTTAAATATACGGGACTATCGCCAGTTGCGGTAAGTAACTTATTGCACAAAGCGCAGCAACGCGGGCTCGTTACGCGACTAAAGCCCGGTCTATTCAACTTGGTGCCTTTTGAGTTGGGGGATGTGTCGGAGCATATCGATAGTCCTTATATTATCGCGAGAGAGATTGTAGGGATGGCGCCTTATTTTTTATCGTATGGAACTGCATTCGAGTTGCATCGGATGGTCACACAGCCAATATTCACTACATATGTTTCATCAACTAAGCGTTTACGTCCTCAGACTGTTGGAGGATATGACTTCAAGTTTGTAAATATAAGGGATGAACAGGTCTTTGGGATAGAGAAATACTGGGTAGATAAAGAGCGCTTTGTATTCATCAGTGATTTAGAAAGAACGCTGATTGATGGCTTAAAGCACCCAGAGTATGTTGGAGGAATTACTGAGGTGGCTAGGGGTTTATGGATGCAAAAAGAGGCGATTAATGTTAGAACTCTCATTGCATATGCTAAAGAGCTCGGCGTAGGTGCGGTAATCCGGCGCCTCGGATATCTATTGGAGGGATATGGGTTGGCAGATGAAAATATGTTGCAAGAATTACAAAAGTACTTAAGTGCAACCTATCAGCTCCTAGATCCACAATTGCCTCCTGAAGGACCCTTTCTTTCTAGGTGGAAATTACAACTTAATGTGAGTCAAGAAGAGCTTGAAACTGTGAGGTTTGGATAA
- the fliQ gene encoding flagellar biosynthesis protein FliQ: MTPESVMNIGRLAMETTLMVGAPLLLVSLVVGLIISVFQAATQINEATLSFIPKLLGILLTLLIAGPWMISVLVTYMRGMFSNFSLLMG; this comes from the coding sequence ATGACGCCAGAATCAGTAATGAATATCGGACGCCTTGCAATGGAGACAACCCTCATGGTTGGTGCGCCTTTGCTCTTGGTGTCTCTGGTAGTGGGTTTGATCATTTCGGTGTTTCAGGCGGCAACGCAAATTAATGAAGCAACTTTGTCCTTCATTCCAAAGCTATTAGGCATTTTGCTCACGTTACTCATCGCTGGGCCTTGGATGATCTCTGTATTAGTAACCTATATGCGCGGTATGTTCAGTAACTTTTCGCTCTTGATGGGCTAA